One Methanobacterium sp. Maddingley MBC34 DNA window includes the following coding sequences:
- a CDS encoding hypothetical protein (PFAM: Uncharacterized protein conserved in bacteria (DUF2140); Peptidase propeptide and YPEB domain), which translates to MNKRNILILIVVVLLIMVVAVGYFLMQSLSNVTPNVTNNTTTNNTIQVNVQQNQANQTQSNFISASKAKSIASNYLTSDSKNVNLEAGTPSLKGSVYYVPMVVANDYSQSAKGTVVGYVKVDAKTGTVLGTETWDIETGESIEEPP; encoded by the coding sequence ATGAATAAGAGAAATATTCTTATTTTAATAGTGGTGGTGCTGCTAATTATGGTTGTTGCAGTTGGATACTTCCTAATGCAGTCATTAAGCAACGTTACTCCAAACGTTACCAACAACACCACTACTAACAACACTATCCAGGTTAATGTACAGCAGAATCAGGCTAACCAAACTCAATCCAATTTTATATCTGCATCCAAAGCTAAATCAATCGCATCTAACTATTTAACTTCTGATTCTAAGAATGTGAATTTAGAAGCAGGTACTCCATCATTAAAAGGAAGTGTATATTATGTTCCAATGGTTGTGGCTAATGATTATTCACAATCCGCTAAAGGAACAGTTGTGGGTTATGTTAAAGTAGATGCTAAAACCGGCACAGTATTGGGGACAGAAACTTGGGATATTGAAACAGGTGAATCCATAGAAGAACCACCTTAG